The genome window AAGCAACCATCGCAGCGAAACTGGCCGAGCCGGGCGCGGCCTGGTGGGTGGCGGAGCGGGACGGGGCCTTGCTGGCCTTCGCCAACGCCGGGCCGAACACCCTGCCCCACCTGGACGGAAAGGCCAGCCACGCCGAGCTGCGTCGTCTGTATGTCGGCCGGGGTGCCCAGGGACTGGGTCTGGGGACGCGACTGCTGAAGGTCTCGCTGGACTGGATGGAAGCCAACACAGACGGCCCGCTCTGGATCGGTGTCTGGAGCGGTAACGAAAAGGCGCAAAAACTCTACACTGCCTACGGCTTCGAAAAGGCGGGCGAATATCAGTATCCGGTCGGCAACTGGCTGGACGACGAGTTCATCTTGCGGCGCGGCTGATCGAGGCTCAGGTTCGGATCATGCTCCTCCCCTTCTTCACCGCCCTGCGGCAGGCCAAGGTGCCCGTCTCGACCAAGGAATGGCTTCATCTGATGGAGGCCATGGACAAGGATGTGGCCGGAGGGCGGGTCGAGGACTTTTATCACCTGTCGCGTGCGGTCCTGGTCAAGGACGAAAAGCATTACGACCGGTTCGACCAGGTGTTCGGGACCGTGTTCAAGGGTATCGAGACGATCGGTGCCGGCGAGGAGCCGGGCCTGGATGTGCCCGAGGACTGGCTGAAGCTGCTGAACCAGAAATTCCTCACCGACGAGGAAAAGGCCGAGATCGAGGCGTTGGGCGGCTTCGAAAAGCTGATGGAAACGCTCAGACAGCGGATGGAGGAGCAGAAGGAGCGTCACGAGGGCGGATCCAAATGGATCGGCACCGGCGGGACCAGCCCCTTCGGCCACGGCGGCTACAACCCCGAGGGCGTGCGAATCGGCGGGCCGGCCAAACAGGGCCGCGCAGTCAAGGTCTGGGAGAAACGCGAATACCGGAACCTGGACGACACAGTCGAACTGGGGACACGCAACATCAAGGTCGCCCTGCGCCGCCTGCGCCGGTTTGCGCGCGAGGGCGCGGCCGAGGAACTGGACATCGACGGGACGATCGACGGGACGGCGCGGCAGGGCTGGCTCGACATCCGGATGCGCCCGGAACGGCGCAATACGATCAAGGTGCTGCTGTTCCTGGACGTCGGCGGGTCGATGGATGGCCACATCAAGCTGTGCGAGGAGCTGTTCTCGGCGGCCCGGACCGAGTTCAAGAACCTCGAATTCTTCTACTTTCACAATTGCCTCTACGAGGGTGTCTGGAAGGACAACCGCCGCCGGCATTCCGAGAAGATCCCTACCTGGGACCTGCTCAATCGCTACAATGGCGACTGGCGCGCGATCTTCGTCGGCGACGCAACCATGAGCCCGTACGAGGTCACCATGCCCGGTGGATCGGTGGAGCACTGGAACGAGGAAGCCGGAGCGGTCTGGATGCGGCGCGCGCGGCTACAGTGGGACAAGTCGGTGTGGCTGAACCCGGTGGCCGAACGGTACTGGAGCTACACAGCCTCGGTGAAGCTGCTCAGCGAGGTCATGGACGAGCGGATGTATCCGCTGACACTGGACGGGCTGGACCGGGCGATGCGGGCGTTGACGCGCTAGCCTGTGCGGTGACGCAGAGGTGAGATGCGCTGCGCGGCTATCCGTGTCACTGTGCACGGGATCTGGAGGCCACCGATGCTGACCGCCCTGATGATGGCAACGATGCTGCAACAGACGGTGCCCATATGGGACACGCCGCAGGCGGAGCCTCCGGTCGTCAACGAGGCCGTCGCACCCGCCGCGAACCTGCCCGCCTGGGCCCTGGACGATCCGTTCGGCTGGGAGCGGTCGCAGTGCAGTCCGCTTCTCAGGAAAGAGGCTTCCCTGGAGATTTGCCAGGCGCGCGTGCGGGGCGAATTGTCGGCCGCCCTGGGGGATCGCCTGCCGGCGGGCCTTCAGCCGCCGGGCGAGCCGGTGCCGTGTCTGGCCACGCCGGACACTACAGGGGCCTATCCGCTTCAATGCGGACTGCCGGAGCGGCGCACGGCACAGACCGTGACGCCCCGCATCGCCGAATGCCGCTCGCGGCCCACGCGGCAAGGCGGATCAGTCGCTTTCGTGACGGAATGCGAGCCGGAGGCGGCAGAGACCCGCGGCCTGACCTTCCGGCTTGGCGACAGCGACTGAGCCGGAACGCAAAAGGGCCGCTCCGGCGGAGCGACCCTCTCGTTCATGCGGGAAACGAAAGCCCTAGTTGCGCTTGTCGTTTTCGCGCAGGCTGTCCTTGACGCCACCGACGGCATTCTGGACCTTGCCCTCGACCTGCTCGGCCTTGCCTTCGGCTTTCAGCTTCTCGTCACCCGTGAGATTGCCGAAGCCCTCCTTGATCTTGCCACCGACGTTTTTGGCGGCGCCTTCAACGCGATCATGATCGGCCATGGGGAGGCTCCTGTCGTTCGGCGTCAGCCACAGCGGCGACGCTTCGGCAGACAGAGCGAACGATCCGGAAAGCCGTTCCGTATGCTGGAGCTTAGCGCCTGAGCCATTTCACCACGGCCCAGGCGTGGGCGTCGTGGCGAAGTTCCGCCAGGGCGGTCCTGGGATGCAGCCAGACCAGTTCATGGTCCGTCTCCACCTTTCGCGTCGGATCGAGGGCCAGCATTTCGGCGATCCAGAACCCGCCGACATTGTTGACGGGAACACCGTCGGACTTGCGAAAGAACTGACCCGCTTCAGCCAGACGTTCCAGTGGCCGGACTGTCATCCCGGTCTCTTCGAGGAACTCGCGGATCAAGGCCTCTGGTTCCGTCTCGTCGCCATCGACGGCACCGCCGGGCAGGTCGAGATAGGGCGTGTCTCGCGACACGCGGACACAGGCGATCTTTTCGTCGTGGAAGACCAGTCCGAAGACGGCCGGACGGAGCAGAAAGGTCGCCCCCGCATCGGCCTCGCCGAACTGCAGCGCGGGAGTCAAAGGTCGAAGGCCAGGCGCGCGCGGACGCCCTTGTGCGCCCCATCGATTTCAACGGACGAACGCAGGCCCGAGGCCATGGCGGTGATGATCTTGCCGCCCAGACCGGTTCCCTTCGGCTTGCCGTCGCCCAGACCCGGACCATCGTCCTCGACCGTCAGGATGGCGCGCCCGGCCGAGTCGGGCTCCAGGATCACCCGGATTTCGCCGGTCTGGCCCGGCGCATAGGCGTATTTGACCGCATTGGTGACAAGCTCGGTCACCACGACCCCCAGCGACACGGCCTGATCGGTCGTGACCCTCATGGCGGTGGCCTGCAGGGTGATGCAGGGCGAGCAGTCGTCGGGACCCAGGGACTTGGACAGTTCGTCGACCAGGCCCTCCAGATAGGCCTGCATGTCCACCGTCTCCATATCGCCCGACGTGTAGAGACGCCGGTGCACATGAGCGACGGCCTCGATGCGCGCCTGCGCCTCCCTCAGCGCACTACGGGCTCCCTCGTCCGCGAGGTGACGCAGTTGCAGCGACATGAAGGTCGAGACCAGCTGCAGCGAGTTGCCGACCCGGTGATTGACCTCACGCAGCATGGCTTCGGCGCGATCGCGGGCCAGCCGCACCTGTTCCTGGGCCTCTTCGTTTTCCCGCTCCAGACGGCGGCGCAGCAGCGCATCCTCCAGCGCCGAACGCAGCAGGGCGGTGAAGTCCTCGGATACGTCCTTGATCACATAGTCGGCCGCCCCGGCCCGCAGGGCGGCGACCGCGATCCGGCCTTCCTGGGCCCCCGTGACATAAACGACCGGCGGGGGTGCCGGGCGGTGCAGCAACTCGGGCAGGACGTCCAGCCCGTCGCGGCCGGGCATGTAGTGATCCAGCGCACAGACATCATAGTCGTCGGCGTCCAGCGCCGCGACGCCGGCATCGCCGTCAGCGGCGAGGGTCACGTCATAGCCGTGGCGGCCGAGTTCCTTCTGAACGAGCCGCGACAGACCACGGTCGTCGTCTATGTAGAGCAGCCGAATGAGCGGCTTGTCAGGGGTCATTCGATGTCCGGGGCCTGCATGACCGACAGGAACAGGCCCAGCTGCCGGATAGCCCCCGCGAAGCTTTCGTAATCGACCGGCTTGGTGATGTAGACATTGCAGCCCAGGTCGTAGCACCGCTGGATCTCGGTCTTGTCGTCGGTGGTGGTCAGGACGACGACCGGTGCGCGCTTCAGGCGATCGTCCTTCTTCACCTCGGCCAGGATGTCGGTCCCGCTCATGTCCGGCAGATTCAGATCCAGCAGGATCAGCATGGGACCGTTGGCACGGATTTCGTCGCTGAACAGATAGTCGAGCGCGGGCTGGCCGTGATCGAAATGGACGATCTCGTTGGAGATATTGGCCCTGCGTATGTTCTTCTCGATCAGTTTGGCATGACCGTGATCGTCCTCGACCATCACGATCTTGACAGGATTGCTGCTGGTCAAAGGGCGTCTCCGGCGGCGTCGAGGATGAGGCGTTTGGGGAATTTCAGGCGGAATGTCGAGCCTTCGCCCGGGACGGACTCGACCCTGACGTCACCGCCCAGACGGCGAACGCTGTTGCGGACGAAGGCAAGGCCGAGGCCTTCGCCCTTCTGGTCCTGGCGGCCTGCACGACGGAACAGCTCAAAGACCCGTTCATGGTCTTTTTCAGCGATCCCGCGGCCGTTGTCGGCGATGGCGTACTCGACCCATCCGCCAGGCAGATCGCGGCCGGTGACCTCGATACGACCCGGTCGACCGGGCTGCAGGTATTTCACGGCATTATCGATCAGATTGCCGAGGATCTGTTCCATCGACAGGCGATCGCTCTCGATCGGCACCATTTCGCCGACGACAACCTCCGTTTCGGTGGCCTCAAGCTGGTGGCGCACGGTGTCTGCGATCCGTGCCGTCAAATCGCCGACGTCGAGTGTTTCCGGCACCAGATTGCGCCGTCCCTCACGCGACAGCTTCAGGATGGCGTTGATCAGCCGGTCCATCTTCTCGGTGGAGGCACGGATGAACCCGACCGCCTCGGGGATGTCCTCTCGCGCGGCGGTCAGCGCATCCCGTTCCAGCAGCTCGGGTGCCACCGTCTCGACCCTGGTCATCTGCAGATCGATGGTCCTGCCGGCCTGTTCCAGCTCGGCCGTGTAGCCCATCACATTGACCAGCGGGGAGCGCAGGTCGTGACTGACGATATAGGCAAAGCGCTGCACCTCTTCATTGGAGCGGAGCAGGGCAGCCGTGCGGGCCTTCACCGTTTCCTCCAGTCCCGCGTTCACACGGTCGATCGCGGCCTGGGCATCCTTCAGCTCGGCCAGATAGCGCCGGACCAGCAGGAAGACGACGACCCCCAGCAGCAGGATCAGCAGTCCGGCGAGTCCATTGACGACGGCCGTGAAGGCGGCCGAGCCCTCCGACTGAGCCCGCCTCTCGGCGAGGCGAGTGCCCATCCGCCTGTCGAGATCGCCGAGTTCGGACTCCAGCTGCTCCATCAGGGCCTTACCGTCCCCCTGCGCGATCCGCCGGGTTGCCTGCTGGCCCTGGCCACCCTCGCTCAACCCGATGACCGCCGACATTTCGAGAATCTTGTCTCGCGAAAGGCGCGTCACGGACTCGACCGTCGCGACATCGACCGGATCGTTTCCCAACCGCTCGGCCAGGGTGTCGATCAGATAGGCATTGGCCTGCACCGCCCGGTCATACTCCATGCGGAAGCTGTACAGCCCGGTCAGGACGTAGCCGCGCTGGGCCGTCTCGGCATCCTTGAGGTTGAGCAGCAGGAGCCGGCCAGAGCGTCGGGCCTGCCAGGCCGCCTCGACCTGGTCGTTGAACGCGGCCGTACGCTGGATCATCACGAAGGTGGTGGCGTTGACGATCAACAGGAGCAGGATCGCCACCGACAGCAGCAGGACGATCGAGCGTCCCAGCGTGCGCTGTCGCAGAAGCGCGCCGACGTTCGAGACGATGTCCGAGAACGAAACCATAACCCGGTGCTTTAGCGGAGCGGTATCGCCTGTCCAGAGAAGTCGTTCGCGGCACCAGACGTGCAAGGCTAAAGCATTCGGTCAAGAAGCTGTGCCGTTCAGGGAGGTCGATTTCATGGTGTCGTGGTGGTGGTTCATCCCGACGGCTGTCGCCGTCATCGGAGCCTTGATCCTGATCAGTGGCCTGGCCGGTCTTTTCAAAGGTCGCTTCTTCGGGGGACTGTTCGGCACCCTCGCCGGC of Brevundimonas subvibrioides contains these proteins:
- a CDS encoding GNAT family N-acetyltransferase, with product MTDATIRPARPDDAAALGVLGRQTFVDTFVTGFAIPYPEADLAAFLDASFAEATIAAKLAEPGAAWWVAERDGALLAFANAGPNTLPHLDGKASHAELRRLYVGRGAQGLGLGTRLLKVSLDWMEANTDGPLWIGVWSGNEKAQKLYTAYGFEKAGEYQYPVGNWLDDEFILRRG
- a CDS encoding vWA domain-containing protein; the protein is MLLPFFTALRQAKVPVSTKEWLHLMEAMDKDVAGGRVEDFYHLSRAVLVKDEKHYDRFDQVFGTVFKGIETIGAGEEPGLDVPEDWLKLLNQKFLTDEEKAEIEALGGFEKLMETLRQRMEEQKERHEGGSKWIGTGGTSPFGHGGYNPEGVRIGGPAKQGRAVKVWEKREYRNLDDTVELGTRNIKVALRRLRRFAREGAAEELDIDGTIDGTARQGWLDIRMRPERRNTIKVLLFLDVGGSMDGHIKLCEELFSAARTEFKNLEFFYFHNCLYEGVWKDNRRRHSEKIPTWDLLNRYNGDWRAIFVGDATMSPYEVTMPGGSVEHWNEEAGAVWMRRARLQWDKSVWLNPVAERYWSYTASVKLLSEVMDERMYPLTLDGLDRAMRALTR
- a CDS encoding CsbD family protein; its protein translation is MADHDRVEGAAKNVGGKIKEGFGNLTGDEKLKAEGKAEQVEGKVQNAVGGVKDSLRENDKRN
- a CDS encoding NUDIX domain-containing protein; this translates as MTPALQFGEADAGATFLLRPAVFGLVFHDEKIACVRVSRDTPYLDLPGGAVDGDETEPEALIREFLEETGMTVRPLERLAEAGQFFRKSDGVPVNNVGGFWIAEMLALDPTRKVETDHELVWLHPRTALAELRHDAHAWAVVKWLRR
- a CDS encoding sensor histidine kinase, which translates into the protein MTPDKPLIRLLYIDDDRGLSRLVQKELGRHGYDVTLAADGDAGVAALDADDYDVCALDHYMPGRDGLDVLPELLHRPAPPPVVYVTGAQEGRIAVAALRAGAADYVIKDVSEDFTALLRSALEDALLRRRLERENEEAQEQVRLARDRAEAMLREVNHRVGNSLQLVSTFMSLQLRHLADEGARSALREAQARIEAVAHVHRRLYTSGDMETVDMQAYLEGLVDELSKSLGPDDCSPCITLQATAMRVTTDQAVSLGVVVTELVTNAVKYAYAPGQTGEIRVILEPDSAGRAILTVEDDGPGLGDGKPKGTGLGGKIITAMASGLRSSVEIDGAHKGVRARLAFDL
- a CDS encoding response regulator → MVEDDHGHAKLIEKNIRRANISNEIVHFDHGQPALDYLFSDEIRANGPMLILLDLNLPDMSGTDILAEVKKDDRLKRAPVVVLTTTDDKTEIQRCYDLGCNVYITKPVDYESFAGAIRQLGLFLSVMQAPDIE
- a CDS encoding sensor histidine kinase — encoded protein: MVSFSDIVSNVGALLRQRTLGRSIVLLLSVAILLLLIVNATTFVMIQRTAAFNDQVEAAWQARRSGRLLLLNLKDAETAQRGYVLTGLYSFRMEYDRAVQANAYLIDTLAERLGNDPVDVATVESVTRLSRDKILEMSAVIGLSEGGQGQQATRRIAQGDGKALMEQLESELGDLDRRMGTRLAERRAQSEGSAAFTAVVNGLAGLLILLLGVVVFLLVRRYLAELKDAQAAIDRVNAGLEETVKARTAALLRSNEEVQRFAYIVSHDLRSPLVNVMGYTAELEQAGRTIDLQMTRVETVAPELLERDALTAAREDIPEAVGFIRASTEKMDRLINAILKLSREGRRNLVPETLDVGDLTARIADTVRHQLEATETEVVVGEMVPIESDRLSMEQILGNLIDNAVKYLQPGRPGRIEVTGRDLPGGWVEYAIADNGRGIAEKDHERVFELFRRAGRQDQKGEGLGLAFVRNSVRRLGGDVRVESVPGEGSTFRLKFPKRLILDAAGDAL